The proteins below are encoded in one region of Chitinophagales bacterium:
- a CDS encoding beta-ketoacyl synthase, protein MKTVYAIADSIFSPIANSSEKNFEAAANLQSSIGEHQRLNIFPQPFFASLFGALETRKGFTRFESLCIESITTALQNTNGLSQKNDTVFILSSTKGNIELLENKPYNRAEISLYASAKKIAAYFNISTTPIVVSNACISGVVAINLAQQMLSRGQYKHAIVCGADVLSKFIISGFHALGAASNEACKPFDKNRKGINLGECAATIILSTDHVYSSFSKQVTVGKGFSSNDANHISGPSKTGAELAFAIQNTISENNINTSNISFVNAHGTGTLFNDEMEAKAFGLCHIQHIPTNSLKAILGHTLGAAGVAESILSYHALLNNCILPSKNFSETGTSVEVNINTNLTVSQKTIAIKTASGFGGCNAATAFKVRG, encoded by the coding sequence ATGAAAACCGTTTATGCTATAGCCGACAGTATTTTTTCGCCCATTGCCAATTCATCCGAAAAAAATTTTGAAGCTGCGGCAAACCTGCAATCAAGCATTGGTGAACACCAGCGATTAAACATTTTTCCGCAGCCATTTTTTGCATCGCTTTTTGGAGCGTTGGAAACACGCAAAGGTTTCACAAGGTTTGAAAGCCTTTGCATCGAATCTATTACAACTGCTTTGCAAAATACCAACGGTTTATCCCAAAAAAACGACACTGTTTTTATTCTTTCTTCTACTAAAGGCAACATCGAACTTTTAGAAAACAAACCATACAACCGCGCAGAAATTTCGCTTTATGCCTCGGCAAAAAAAATTGCAGCGTACTTCAATATCTCAACTACTCCAATTGTTGTTTCCAATGCCTGCATTTCGGGCGTGGTAGCCATCAACTTAGCACAGCAAATGCTCAGCCGCGGACAATACAAACATGCCATTGTGTGTGGAGCCGATGTGCTTTCAAAATTTATTATATCGGGATTCCATGCCTTGGGAGCAGCATCTAACGAAGCATGCAAACCTTTCGATAAAAACAGAAAAGGCATTAATTTAGGCGAATGTGCTGCCACCATTATTCTTTCTACCGACCATGTTTATAGTAGCTTTAGCAAACAAGTAACCGTTGGCAAAGGTTTTAGCTCTAATGATGCCAACCATATTTCAGGGCCTTCAAAAACCGGAGCAGAGTTGGCCTTTGCTATTCAAAATACTATAAGCGAAAACAATATTAACACGAGCAATATTTCTTTTGTAAATGCACACGGTACAGGCACGCTTTTTAACGATGAAATGGAAGCAAAGGCATTTGGCTTGTGCCATATACAACACATTCCTACCAACAGTTTAAAAGCCATTTTGGGGCACACGCTTGGCGCTGCTGGCGTTGCAGAATCTATTCTTTCGTATCATGCTCTTTTAAATAATTGTATTCTTCCTTCTAAAAACTTTAGCGAAACGGGAACAAGCGTGGAAGTAAACATTAATACCAACCTCACAGTTTCGCAAAAAACAATTGCCATAAAAACCGCCTCGGGCTTTGGAGGCTGCAATGCTGCCACGGCTTTTAAAGTGCGGGGATAA